The Glycine max cultivar Williams 82 chromosome 12, Glycine_max_v4.0, whole genome shotgun sequence genome window below encodes:
- the LOC100787752 gene encoding uncharacterized protein isoform X2, with protein MITMDVKGIKWVGNMYQKFENMFLEVEDVMYEDTVKYIENQMQAVGESVKKLYSEIVGDLLPPEKVGIELPIDKRADAGLCRKPFHVYKERHAKADTKQRTEDSRIVHGVDNVATLAALYDGTSKADASSMLSLRNSVKEGKFSSPSRQYVRRMDVKSNVRIDENPVNKKMDATKIINKTNLAETDACRTSQSYEISNKNQNQNHGVTIAKPASEEVARLASDTHCSNEIENSCTKQFPNVPLLLKSAEEKPVDTISSSSCAPFGEPVEQGHETMQEDHLKLEEACVMVNGDEIQLPPKEGGNLNTKKKKARQTFSLSKKSARKQEYKELVAWHMNSEKVKGDCMKNLDPTLPQEQNKLLLPSMSEPEWELL; from the exons ATGATCACTATGGATGTGAAAGGTATAAAATGGGTTGGAAATATGTACCAGAAATTTGAGAATATGTTCCTGGAGGTGGAAGACGTGATGTACGAG GATACAGTTAAATACATAGAGAATCAGATGCAAGCTGTTGGGGAAAGTGTTAAAAAGTTATATTCAGAAATTGTGGGAGATTTACTTCCCCCAGAAAAGGTAGGCATTGAATTGCCTATAGATAAGCGTGCGGATGCTGGGCTCTGTAGGAAGCCATTCCATGTATATAAGGAAAGACATGCAAAAGCTGATACCAAGCAAAGAACTGAGGATTCAAGGATTGTTCATGGTGTTGATAATGTTGCAACACTTGCTGCTTTATATGATGGAACTTCCAAGGCTGATGCTTCATCCATGTTATCTTTGAGAAATTCTgtcaaagaaggaaaatttagtTCACCTTCAAGACAGTATGTTCGAAGAATGGATGTTAAATCAAACGTTCGTATTGATGAAAATCCAGTAAATAAGAAAATGGATGCGACCAAGATAATCAACAAAACCAATTTGGCAGAAACAGATGCATGCAGGACATCACAATCTTATGAGAtctcaaacaaaaatcaaaatcagaatCATGGAGTTACTATTGCAAAGCCAGCTTCAGAAGAAGTGGCAAGGCTTGCCTCTGACACACACTGTTctaatgaaattgaaaattcttGTACCAAACAGTTCCCCAATGTTCCACTACTACTTAAATCAGCTGAAGAGAAACCGGTTGATAcaatttcttcttcctcttgtgCCCCATTTGGAGAGCCAGTTG AACAAGGCCATGAAACCATGCAAGAAGATCATCTGAAGCTTGAGGAAGCCTGTGTTATGGTGAATGGAGATGAAATTCAATTACCTCCCAAAGAAGGTGGtaatttaaatactaaaaag AAAAAGGCACGGCAAACCTTTTCTTTGTCTAAGAAGTCTGCAAGAAAGCAAGAGTATAAGGAGCTTGTAGCATGGCATATGAACAGTGAAAAAGTAAAGGGAGATTGCATGAAGAATTTAGATCCAACTTTACCACAAGAACAAAACAAATTACTGCTTCCTAGTATGTCTGAACCAGAATGGGAGCTTCTCTAA
- the LOC100787752 gene encoding uncharacterized protein isoform X1 produces MITMDVKGIKWVGNMYQKFENMFLEVEDVMYEDTVKYIENQMQAVGESVKKLYSEIVGDLLPPEKVGIELPIDKRADAGLCRKPFHVYKERHAKADTKQRTEDSRIVHGVDNVATLAALYDGTSKADASSMLSLRNSVKEGKFSSPSRQYVRRMDVKSNVRIDENPVNKKMDATKIINKTNLAETDACRTSQSYEISNKNQNQNHGVTIAKPASEEVARLASDTHCSNEIENSCTKQFPNVPLLLKSAEEKPVDTISSSSCAPFGEPVEITLKPVQKQGHETMQEDHLKLEEACVMVNGDEIQLPPKEGGNLNTKKKKARQTFSLSKKSARKQEYKELVAWHMNSEKVKGDCMKNLDPTLPQEQNKLLLPSMSEPEWELL; encoded by the exons ATGATCACTATGGATGTGAAAGGTATAAAATGGGTTGGAAATATGTACCAGAAATTTGAGAATATGTTCCTGGAGGTGGAAGACGTGATGTACGAG GATACAGTTAAATACATAGAGAATCAGATGCAAGCTGTTGGGGAAAGTGTTAAAAAGTTATATTCAGAAATTGTGGGAGATTTACTTCCCCCAGAAAAGGTAGGCATTGAATTGCCTATAGATAAGCGTGCGGATGCTGGGCTCTGTAGGAAGCCATTCCATGTATATAAGGAAAGACATGCAAAAGCTGATACCAAGCAAAGAACTGAGGATTCAAGGATTGTTCATGGTGTTGATAATGTTGCAACACTTGCTGCTTTATATGATGGAACTTCCAAGGCTGATGCTTCATCCATGTTATCTTTGAGAAATTCTgtcaaagaaggaaaatttagtTCACCTTCAAGACAGTATGTTCGAAGAATGGATGTTAAATCAAACGTTCGTATTGATGAAAATCCAGTAAATAAGAAAATGGATGCGACCAAGATAATCAACAAAACCAATTTGGCAGAAACAGATGCATGCAGGACATCACAATCTTATGAGAtctcaaacaaaaatcaaaatcagaatCATGGAGTTACTATTGCAAAGCCAGCTTCAGAAGAAGTGGCAAGGCTTGCCTCTGACACACACTGTTctaatgaaattgaaaattcttGTACCAAACAGTTCCCCAATGTTCCACTACTACTTAAATCAGCTGAAGAGAAACCGGTTGATAcaatttcttcttcctcttgtgCCCCATTTGGAGAGCCAGTTG AAATCACTCTGAAACCTGTTCAAA AACAAGGCCATGAAACCATGCAAGAAGATCATCTGAAGCTTGAGGAAGCCTGTGTTATGGTGAATGGAGATGAAATTCAATTACCTCCCAAAGAAGGTGGtaatttaaatactaaaaag AAAAAGGCACGGCAAACCTTTTCTTTGTCTAAGAAGTCTGCAAGAAAGCAAGAGTATAAGGAGCTTGTAGCATGGCATATGAACAGTGAAAAAGTAAAGGGAGATTGCATGAAGAATTTAGATCCAACTTTACCACAAGAACAAAACAAATTACTGCTTCCTAGTATGTCTGAACCAGAATGGGAGCTTCTCTAA